A portion of the Krasilnikovia cinnamomea genome contains these proteins:
- a CDS encoding cellulose binding domain-containing protein translates to MPRNRLRLTIYLGAALLAVGGGVGAAVAATNPAGAPAGGKLTATFSTDSKWDTGYQARYTIKNSGSAAVTGWQLSFGLPSTAKLGTFWDTAITTSGATSTAKDKGYNNTIPAGGAVEFGFIVAGKGEPTSCTINGASCSGGGGTPTTTPATEPPTTPATKPTTTAPATTPLATTKPPVTTAPPTTTAPPPATGGGGNVKVAPYVDMGLLSNPNSPTLADMAAAGGVKSYSLAFVTSAGCQATWFNAFDPRSKQFGDQIDALRKAGGDVKVSFGGATGVELAQACTDVKALEAEYQAVVSAYNLKYIDLDIEGAAVADRTTIDRRSTALASLQKANPGLKISLTLPVLPEGLTADGLNVVNSAKKAGVDLDLVNIMAMDYGRAGQDYGDLAIQAVKSTKDQIKSIYGNSDAAAFKMVGVTPMLGKNDDQGTFTQDDARDVVAFANSNHVGFVSFWEANRDRNACNGALFQCTNVAQSPSEFSKIFAGFTG, encoded by the coding sequence ATGCCCCGCAACCGGCTACGCCTGACGATCTACCTCGGAGCGGCCCTACTCGCCGTGGGCGGTGGCGTGGGCGCGGCGGTCGCGGCCACGAACCCGGCCGGTGCACCGGCGGGCGGCAAACTGACCGCCACGTTCAGCACCGACTCCAAGTGGGACACGGGCTACCAGGCCCGGTACACGATCAAGAACAGCGGCTCGGCGGCGGTGACGGGCTGGCAGCTCTCCTTCGGGCTGCCGTCGACCGCCAAGCTCGGCACGTTCTGGGACACCGCGATCACCACGTCCGGTGCGACCTCCACGGCCAAGGACAAGGGCTACAACAACACCATCCCCGCCGGCGGGGCCGTCGAATTCGGCTTCATCGTCGCGGGCAAGGGCGAGCCGACCAGTTGCACCATCAACGGCGCCTCGTGCTCGGGCGGCGGGGGCACTCCGACGACCACCCCGGCCACCGAGCCACCGACCACCCCCGCCACCAAGCCGACCACCACGGCGCCGGCCACGACGCCGCTGGCCACCACGAAGCCGCCCGTCACCACCGCGCCGCCCACCACGACGGCGCCCCCGCCGGCCACCGGTGGCGGCGGCAACGTCAAGGTCGCCCCGTACGTCGACATGGGTCTGCTGTCCAACCCCAACTCGCCGACGCTGGCCGACATGGCCGCCGCCGGTGGGGTGAAGTCGTACTCGCTGGCGTTCGTGACCAGCGCCGGGTGCCAGGCGACCTGGTTCAACGCGTTCGACCCGCGGTCGAAGCAGTTCGGCGACCAGATCGACGCGCTGCGCAAGGCCGGCGGTGACGTCAAGGTCTCCTTCGGTGGCGCGACCGGCGTCGAACTGGCCCAGGCGTGCACGGACGTCAAGGCGCTGGAGGCGGAGTACCAGGCGGTCGTGTCGGCGTACAACCTCAAGTACATCGACCTGGACATCGAGGGCGCCGCGGTGGCCGACCGCACGACGATCGACCGGCGGTCGACCGCGCTGGCCTCGCTGCAGAAGGCCAACCCCGGCCTGAAGATCTCGCTCACCCTGCCGGTGCTGCCGGAGGGTCTGACCGCCGACGGCCTCAACGTGGTGAACTCGGCCAAGAAGGCGGGCGTCGACCTGGACCTGGTCAACATCATGGCCATGGACTACGGCCGGGCCGGCCAGGACTACGGTGACCTGGCGATCCAGGCCGTGAAGTCCACCAAGGACCAGATCAAGTCGATCTACGGCAACAGCGACGCGGCAGCGTTCAAGATGGTCGGCGTCACGCCGATGCTCGGCAAGAACGACGACCAGGGCACCTTCACCCAGGACGACGCCCGGGACGTGGTCGCCTTCGCGAACAGCAACCACGTCGGGTTCGTCTCCTTCTGGGAGGCCAACCGTGACCGCAACGCCTGCAACGGCGCGCTGTTCCAGTGCACGAACGTGGCCCAGTCCCCGTCCGAGTTCAGCAAGATCTTCGCCGGCTTCACCGGCTGA
- a CDS encoding BMP family ABC transporter substrate-binding protein codes for MDKRLRGSAAKTGREGFRLPGGRRTWLIGGGAALVLVAGGLTWALWPDGRPDPRARVYTESTACLLTPAGGTADKRAAPVWAGMQQASLDTHGKVQFLEVDGPQTGANAVTYLGTLVGGKCDVILTVGAAPNAAVDASAASQPNVHFVVIGSGKSQANVSIIGEEDPARVTERVRSVVADVLSETKDR; via the coding sequence ATGGACAAGCGACTGCGGGGCTCGGCGGCCAAGACCGGGCGCGAAGGCTTCCGGCTTCCCGGTGGGCGGCGGACCTGGTTGATCGGCGGCGGTGCCGCCCTGGTGCTGGTGGCCGGTGGGCTGACCTGGGCGCTGTGGCCCGACGGGCGGCCCGACCCGCGTGCCCGGGTCTACACCGAGAGCACCGCGTGCCTGCTGACTCCCGCAGGTGGGACGGCCGACAAGCGGGCGGCGCCGGTGTGGGCGGGGATGCAGCAGGCCTCGCTCGACACCCACGGCAAGGTGCAGTTCCTGGAGGTCGACGGGCCGCAGACCGGTGCGAACGCGGTCACTTACCTGGGAACCCTGGTCGGTGGCAAGTGTGACGTGATCCTCACAGTTGGCGCGGCGCCCAACGCGGCGGTGGACGCCTCTGCTGCTTCGCAGCCCAACGTCCATTTTGTGGTGATCGGATCTGGCAAATCGCAGGCGAACGTATCCATCATCGGCGAGGAGGATCCCGCCAGGGTGACCGAGCGCGTGCGTTCCGTGGTCGCCGATGTGTTGTCCGAGACAAAGGATCGATGA
- a CDS encoding VOC family protein yields the protein MAYDFQVTVDCADPHTLADWWAETLGWEVEPSDESFIKEMIAKGMATEADTTTHRGVLVWRIGAAIRHPEALPSGRPRRVLFQVVPEPKTVKTRIHLDVWVGSERAEEEHERLLARGATLLHRGRQGPLSWITMADPEGNEFCLS from the coding sequence ATGGCATACGACTTTCAAGTGACGGTCGACTGCGCCGACCCGCACACGCTGGCCGACTGGTGGGCCGAGACGCTCGGCTGGGAGGTGGAGCCTTCCGACGAGTCGTTCATCAAGGAGATGATCGCCAAGGGGATGGCCACCGAGGCCGACACCACCACCCACCGCGGGGTGCTGGTGTGGCGGATCGGCGCGGCGATCCGGCATCCCGAGGCGCTGCCCAGCGGCCGTCCCCGGCGAGTGCTCTTCCAGGTGGTCCCCGAGCCCAAGACGGTGAAGACCCGCATCCACCTCGACGTGTGGGTCGGCTCGGAGCGCGCCGAGGAGGAGCACGAGCGGCTGCTGGCCCGGGGCGCCACGCTCCTGCACCGGGGTCGGCAGGGCCCGCTGTCGTGGATCACCATGGCCGACCCGGAGGGCAACGAGTTCTGCCTCTCCTGA
- a CDS encoding dienelactone hydrolase family protein, with product MHKIVVDIPTEDGIADAYLVRPDGAGPWPGVLVYQDAFGLRPRLFEMADRIAGQGYAVLVPHLLFRAGRAPLFDLSGLSDPEQRGRIIEQIMPLIMRLDNETVTRDSRAYLDFLAAQDGVAAGPAAIVGYCMGGTNAVRAAAAFPDRIAAVAAFHAGRLVSDAPDSPHRLARRITGEAYFAHADQDPSMTAEQIETLERALDAAGVRYRSEVYPGAQHGFTMADTAAYQEAGEQRHWENLLALLERTRRRAPR from the coding sequence ATGCACAAGATCGTGGTGGACATCCCCACCGAGGACGGCATCGCCGACGCGTACCTGGTGCGCCCCGACGGAGCCGGGCCGTGGCCGGGAGTGCTCGTCTACCAGGACGCGTTTGGGCTGCGGCCCCGGCTGTTCGAGATGGCCGACCGGATCGCCGGGCAGGGGTACGCGGTCCTCGTACCCCACCTGCTGTTCCGGGCCGGGCGCGCGCCGTTGTTCGACCTGTCGGGACTGTCCGATCCGGAGCAGCGCGGACGGATCATCGAGCAGATCATGCCCCTGATCATGCGGCTGGACAACGAGACCGTCACCCGCGACAGCCGCGCGTATCTCGACTTCCTCGCCGCGCAGGACGGTGTCGCGGCGGGCCCGGCGGCGATCGTCGGATACTGCATGGGCGGCACCAACGCGGTACGCGCGGCGGCCGCGTTCCCCGACCGGATCGCGGCGGTCGCCGCCTTCCACGCCGGCCGGCTCGTCAGCGACGCACCGGACAGCCCGCACCGGCTCGCCCGGCGGATCACCGGCGAGGCGTATTTCGCCCACGCCGACCAGGACCCGTCGATGACCGCGGAGCAGATCGAGACGCTGGAGCGGGCGCTCGACGCCGCCGGGGTGCGCTACCGCTCGGAGGTCTACCCCGGCGCCCAGCACGGGTTCACCATGGCCGACACCGCCGCCTACCAGGAGGCGGGCGAGCAGCGGCACTGGGAGAACCTGCTGGCGCTGCTCGAACGGACCCGGCGCCGCGCGCCGAGGTGA
- a CDS encoding UDP-N-acetylglucosamine 2-epimerase yields MSLPEVHLVGGTRPEAVRLAPVATAMREAALLAPILIAGGPQPAMVGPALAAFGLDTDVTLPVGGRTRTGAEPLTDLIRQLNLLWERRPPAAVIVHGDTPTSLAGALAAFSRRIPVVHLEAGRRSMSLDAPFPEEADQRLIAQLAALHLTSTPLAAMNLLDENVAARAVVITGTTVPEAAAAVTGRELRYRDPALAAARAAAQHHRLVAVTVDAPLERGLTVVRALIARYPDIYAVLSGPEEPTAELTGVDRLTVTGPLAHPDLSCLLSDAYLVLTDSDGLREEALSFGVPALMLTDTDTDLVVGEAARLLDSRVRRDAMTVGGIPYGDGQAARRVAQATAALLGLEADPEPMPSAQSREVSPRPGVPRPRSEARRVTVEHPAARTPQVAAAPSRSGDAVAEDVAAGYAQAWIDGDRHATRRLLAPDVEVEWNLDPPVDDEELVQTLHRIAVFATEISVVSRVSTGATAAHVYDCATMFGTVRFAEFLTVTDGQITEVRHVYDAVGLHRYLPTLLDDCEQ; encoded by the coding sequence ATGTCGCTGCCCGAGGTGCACCTCGTCGGCGGCACCCGCCCCGAGGCCGTCCGGCTCGCGCCCGTGGCGACCGCCATGCGGGAGGCTGCCCTGCTCGCCCCGATCCTGATCGCCGGCGGGCCGCAGCCCGCGATGGTCGGGCCGGCACTCGCGGCGTTCGGCCTCGACACCGACGTGACCCTGCCCGTCGGGGGCCGCACCCGAACCGGGGCGGAACCGTTGACCGACCTCATCCGGCAGCTCAACCTGCTGTGGGAGCGCCGTCCACCGGCCGCCGTGATCGTGCACGGCGACACCCCCACCAGCCTGGCCGGGGCGCTGGCCGCGTTCTCGCGCCGCATCCCGGTCGTACACCTGGAGGCGGGACGGCGCTCGATGAGCCTCGACGCGCCGTTTCCGGAGGAGGCCGACCAGCGTCTGATCGCGCAGCTCGCCGCGCTGCACCTCACCTCGACGCCGCTGGCCGCCATGAACCTGCTCGACGAGAACGTCGCCGCCCGCGCGGTGGTGATCACCGGCACGACCGTGCCGGAGGCCGCCGCTGCGGTCACCGGTCGTGAGCTGCGGTATCGCGACCCCGCGCTGGCGGCAGCCCGGGCCGCCGCCCAGCACCACCGGCTGGTCGCCGTGACCGTGGACGCGCCCCTGGAACGGGGCCTCACCGTGGTGCGCGCCCTGATCGCCCGGTATCCCGACATCTACGCGGTCCTGTCCGGCCCGGAGGAACCCACCGCGGAGCTGACTGGCGTGGACCGGCTCACCGTCACCGGCCCGCTGGCGCACCCGGACCTGTCCTGCCTGCTGTCCGACGCGTACCTGGTGCTGACCGACTCCGACGGCCTGCGGGAGGAGGCGCTGTCGTTCGGCGTCCCCGCGCTGATGCTCACCGACACCGACACCGACCTGGTCGTCGGCGAGGCGGCCCGGCTGCTGGACAGCCGGGTACGGCGCGACGCGATGACCGTGGGCGGCATTCCGTACGGCGACGGGCAGGCCGCCCGCCGCGTCGCCCAGGCCACCGCCGCCCTGCTCGGCCTGGAAGCGGACCCCGAACCGATGCCGAGCGCGCAGTCCCGGGAGGTCTCCCCGCGCCCCGGGGTGCCCCGGCCCCGCTCCGAGGCGCGCCGCGTGACCGTCGAGCACCCGGCCGCCCGGACCCCGCAGGTGGCGGCCGCGCCCAGCCGGTCCGGCGACGCTGTCGCCGAGGACGTCGCCGCCGGCTACGCGCAGGCGTGGATCGACGGCGACCGGCACGCGACGCGGCGCCTCCTGGCCCCGGACGTGGAGGTCGAGTGGAACCTCGACCCGCCGGTGGACGACGAGGAACTCGTGCAGACCCTGCACCGGATCGCGGTCTTCGCCACGGAGATCTCGGTGGTCTCCCGGGTGTCCACCGGCGCGACGGCCGCACACGTCTACGACTGCGCGACCATGTTCGGCACGGTGCGTTTCGCCGAGTTCCTCACCGTGACCGACGGCCAGATCACCGAGGTACGGCACGTGTACGACGCCGTCGGGCTGCACCGGTACCTGCCCACCCTGCTCGACGACTGCGAGCAGTGA